The following coding sequences lie in one Hydrogenophaga sp. PBL-H3 genomic window:
- a CDS encoding aromatic ring-hydroxylating oxygenase subunit alpha, with protein MIEQQLWYPVIASNQVREAPVACALLGQALVLWREPGHDAGRVHAWADQCPHRGAQLSLGRVLIGVHGARLECPYHGWQFGHTGQCQHIPAAPDFTPPAGHVATVFDACERFGLVWVRLQAPQTARGSLDDLPVFAPGDDAAWRRVVCGPYELNTSAPRLVENFLDLSHFGFVHEGWLGERSHAKVETGQVEEGADGLAVIGARAWQPRAYAGADGGAWIAYRYDVPHPFAAILRKDATAGDPVSNAIALFIRPDADTACTAWFVMATQGDASSDQQLIDFQDTVFAQDRPVVESQTPRTLPIGRTAPVTEVHGPADRVSSAYRRYLKRLGISLGTC; from the coding sequence ATGATCGAACAACAACTCTGGTACCCCGTGATCGCATCCAACCAGGTGCGTGAGGCGCCGGTGGCGTGCGCGCTGCTCGGGCAAGCACTGGTGCTCTGGCGGGAACCCGGGCACGACGCAGGCCGTGTGCACGCCTGGGCCGACCAGTGCCCGCACCGCGGCGCCCAGCTCTCGCTGGGCCGGGTGTTGATCGGTGTGCACGGTGCGCGGCTGGAATGCCCTTACCACGGCTGGCAGTTTGGTCACACGGGGCAGTGCCAGCACATTCCCGCCGCGCCCGACTTCACGCCGCCCGCTGGCCATGTGGCCACGGTGTTCGATGCGTGTGAGCGTTTCGGGCTGGTGTGGGTGCGGCTGCAGGCGCCACAGACCGCGCGCGGATCTCTCGATGACCTGCCCGTGTTCGCCCCAGGTGACGACGCGGCGTGGCGTCGTGTCGTCTGCGGCCCTTACGAGCTCAACACCAGCGCGCCACGCCTGGTAGAGAATTTTCTCGACCTCAGCCACTTCGGCTTCGTGCACGAAGGCTGGCTGGGCGAACGCAGCCATGCGAAGGTGGAAACAGGGCAGGTGGAAGAGGGCGCTGACGGATTGGCCGTGATCGGTGCGCGTGCCTGGCAGCCCCGCGCTTACGCGGGTGCGGACGGTGGTGCGTGGATCGCCTACCGCTACGACGTGCCGCACCCCTTTGCCGCCATCTTGCGCAAGGACGCGACCGCAGGCGACCCGGTGAGCAATGCCATTGCACTTTTCATCCGTCCCGATGCCGACACGGCATGCACCGCCTGGTTCGTGATGGCCACGCAGGGGGATGCGTCGAGCGACCAGCAGCTGATCGACTTTCAGGACACCGTGTTTGCACAAGACCGCCCGGTGGTGGAATCGCAGACGCCGCGCACCCTGCCGATTGGTCGCACAGCGCCGGTGACCGAAGTGCATGGACCCGCCGATCGCGTGTCGAGCGCTTACCGCCGCTATCTCAAACGCCTTGGCATCTCGCTGGGCACTTGTTGA